In Aquincola tertiaricarbonis, the genomic stretch GCCGCCGAAGTGCACCGGCATCACGGCCTTGGTCCGGGGCGTGATGGCGGCTTCTACCGCGCGCGGGTCGATGTTGAGGGTGACCGGATCGCAGTCCACCAGCACCACGTCGGCGCCCAGGTAGCGCACCACCTCGGCGGTGGCGGTGAAGGTGTGGGTGGTGGTGATCACCTCGTCACCAGGGCCGATGCCCAGCGCTTCCAGCGCCAGGTGCAGGCCGGCGGTGGCCGAGTTCACCGCGATGCTGTGCAGCGCCTCGTCGCCCAGGAAGGCGCTGAACTCACGCTCGAAGCGGGCGGTCTTGGGGCCGGTGGTCACCCAGCCCGACTTCAGCGTGTCCACCACCTCGGCGATTTCTTCATCGCCGATCTCGGGCAGGGCAAAGGGCAGGAACGGGGGCTTGTCGGCGTCGGCGGTCATGGTTTGGCGATCCAGGCCAGCACATGCGTGCGCAGCAGCGGCACGGCATTGAAGGCGGTGTACAGCGAAGGGTGCAGCCGGCACAGCGGCCGTGCCAGCGGCGGCGCCAGCGTCACGCGGCGGTGGGTGAGGCGGCCTTGCGGAAACAGCGCCCGCACTTCGCGCAGCGGCACGCCGCGCACGTCGGCATTGCGCGGATTGTCGACGGTGAAGTCGTACCACAGCACCGCGCCGCCGGGTTTCAGCCAGCGCCACATGGCCGCGGCCAGGGCATGGCGGGTGGTGGCCTGCAGCAAGGACGAGAACACCGTGGACTGCAGCACCAGGTCCTGGCTGCCGGGCGCGATGGGCGCCTGCGTGCCATCGGCCTGCAGCAGCGTCACGCCTGCGGGCAGCAGGTGGCGGGCCTGGGCATGCCGCTCGGGCAGCAGCTCGATGCCGGTGAGGTGCTCGGGCTGCGCACCCAGGCGCAGCAACTCCAGCAGGTTGCCGCCGGCACCACTGCCCACCTCGGTGATGCGGCGTGGCGCCAGCGTGGACCAGCCGGCCTCCCGCCACAGCGCCAGCATCGCGCGCTGGCGCTCGTGCAGCGTGCAGGCCACGTCGGGCTGCAGCGGGCTGTAGCGGTCGGTGGCACCCCGGCGTGCGTAGCGCTGGGCGACCTGCTCGGCTTCAGGCGGCATGGGCATGCATCGCGATGGCGCCGTTGCGCGACACCGCCGCCAGAAAGCGCCGCGCCAGCACCGGGTAGGTGTGCTCGGCCTGCACGAAGGCGCGGCCACGGGCGCCCATCGCGGCGCGTTCTTCGGCCGGCAGCGCGGCCAGCTGGCGCAGGCCATCGGCCACCGCCTGCGGGTCTTCGGGCGGCACCGTCAGGCCGCAGCGGGCTTCGGCCACCGGGTCGTTGCCCGCCTCCACCGAATGCAGCACCGCGCAGCCGGCCATCATGTAGTCCATCAGCTTGTTGGGCGCGATGCCGAAGCGGTAGATGGGCACCCGCTGCCAGCCGATGTAGGCGATGTCCACCGCCTGCAAGAAGGCCGGAATCTGCGCCTTGGGGATGGGCGGCAGCCAGCTGACGTTAGCCAGGCCCTCTTCGGCAATGCGGCGCTGCAGCCGCGCGCGTTCATGGCCGTCGCCCACCAGCACGAAGTGCAGGCCGTCGCCGGCTAGCTTGGCAGCGTCGAGCAGCGTGTCCAGCGCATTGGGGCGGCCCATGCTGCCGGCATAGCCGACGATGGTGCGGCCGGCTGCGCGGGCGGCGGCCAGGGCCTGCGCCACGTCGTCGCGCAGCGCGGGGGCCGCGGTGCCGGGCGCCGGCCAGTCGTCGGGCGAAATGCCGTTGGGCACGATGAACAGCTTGCGCAGGTCCAGGCCGTGCTCGGCCATGTGCTCGTCCACCCGCGGCAGCATGGAGACGACCACGTCCGCATCGCGGTAGGCCGCGTCTTCAGCCGCTTGGCACACCAGCGCAAACGGATGCCAGGGCGACATGC encodes the following:
- a CDS encoding glycosyltransferase family 4 protein; its protein translation is MNILYLNHYAGSPALGMEYRPYYLAREWVRAGHAVQMLAASFSHVRARQPQGVGPGPRDELIDGIDYRWYPTPAYQGNGLGRVRNIASFLWQVRRDARRLVERVKPDVVIASSTYPMDIWVARHIAGLANAVLVYEVHDLWPLSPIELSGMSPWHPFALVCQAAEDAAYRDADVVVSMLPRVDEHMAEHGLDLRKLFIVPNGISPDDWPAPGTAAPALRDDVAQALAAARAAGRTIVGYAGSMGRPNALDTLLDAAKLAGDGLHFVLVGDGHERARLQRRIAEEGLANVSWLPPIPKAQIPAFLQAVDIAYIGWQRVPIYRFGIAPNKLMDYMMAGCAVLHSVEAGNDPVAEARCGLTVPPEDPQAVADGLRQLAALPAEERAAMGARGRAFVQAEHTYPVLARRFLAAVSRNGAIAMHAHAA
- a CDS encoding class I SAM-dependent methyltransferase, which translates into the protein MPMPPEAEQVAQRYARRGATDRYSPLQPDVACTLHERQRAMLALWREAGWSTLAPRRITEVGSGAGGNLLELLRLGAQPEHLTGIELLPERHAQARHLLPAGVTLLQADGTQAPIAPGSQDLVLQSTVFSSLLQATTRHALAAAMWRWLKPGGAVLWYDFTVDNPRNADVRGVPLREVRALFPQGRLTHRRVTLAPPLARPLCRLHPSLYTAFNAVPLLRTHVLAWIAKP